In Mauremys reevesii isolate NIE-2019 linkage group 8, ASM1616193v1, whole genome shotgun sequence, a single genomic region encodes these proteins:
- the LOC120370647 gene encoding zinc finger protein 234-like, giving the protein MDEVDWESNNNTYDTGEEHSDDSSHSSERVGHKSSLQLEVDLDYSQPCSPGCSPAGTSGRQELPVELQCEDEETYETYYQKRGETTAGVFVTSNTNFDLQCEDEDLEFYSSEEPQGGLSEDDEKIILVDAFDEEDLEAITGEALPYRCKKCGASFQDLGELQEHNQIHLTEHSYQCPICGKEFFRAANLRMHKLIHSSDRPHKCPECDKGFIRTADAWRHLCNVHKIERSKVVLGNGMVRNPGSTLHQNKHGSGDTDQQCSKNQKPGEEESKPYICPMCGKGFRKPNLLLKHKVIHPQDKPYKCQEFTLSRKLLGAAPRQEAGAAHGSGGRNS; this is encoded by the coding sequence ATGGACGAGGTGGACTGGGAGTCCAATAACAACACTTATGACACAGGTGAGGAGCATTCAGATGACTCCAGTCATTCCTCTGAGCGGGTGGGTCACAAATCTAGCCTCCAGCTGGAGGTAGACTTAGACTACTCTCAACCATGCAGTCCTGGTTGTAGCCCTGCTGGAACTTCAGGTAGGCAAGAACTCCCTGTAGAATTGCAGTGTGAAGACGAGGAAACCTATGAGACCTACTACCAGAAGCGAGGTGAGACTACAGCTGGGGTCTTTGTCACCTCCAACACCAACTTTGACCTGCAATGTGAAGATGAGGATCTGGAGTTCTACTCCTCTGAGGAACCTCAGGGAGGATTAAGTGAGGATGATGAAAAGATCATTCTTGTTGATGCTTTTGATGAGGAGGACCTGGAGGCCATCACTGGAGAAGCTTTGCCTTATAGGTGCAAGAAGTGTGGTGCCTCTTTCCAGGATTTGGGTGAATTACAAGAACACAACCAGATCCATCTGACAGAGCATTCATACCAATGCCCCATCTGCGGCAAAGAGTTCTTCCGTGCTGCGAACTTGCGAATGCACAAGCTCATTCATTCTAGTGACAGGCCACACAAGTGTCCGGAGTGTGACAAGGGGTTCATCCGCACGGCTGATGCCTGGAGGCACCTATGCAATGTGCATAAGATTGAGCGCTCCAAGGTAGTTTTGGGAAATGGCATGGTTAGGAACCCAGGGTCAACATTGCACCAAAACAAGCATGGCAGTGGGGATACTGACCAGCAGTGTTCAAAAAATCAAAAGCCTGGGGAAGAAGAGTCTAAACCTTACATCTGTCCGATGTGTGGCAAAGGTTTCCGTAAACCTAATCTGCTGTTGAAACACAAGGTGATCCATCCACAGGACAAACCATATAAATGTCAAGAATTTACACTAAGCAGGaaactcctgggagcagctccaaggcaggaggcaggagcagcacatggcagtggggggaggaacaGCTGA